From a single Candoia aspera isolate rCanAsp1 chromosome 2, rCanAsp1.hap2, whole genome shotgun sequence genomic region:
- the LOC134489921 gene encoding cytochrome b-245 chaperone 1 isoform X2 — MYMQVESHSNSFLHLKRSPGIRSWSILVGISSVGLAAAYYSEDSLGWKLFYLAGCLFVAVQNLEEWEEAIFEKDAGKVYLKSFSLYKKLLTLSRAGHEQVVVPLDEIQAVNVEEEKVRYFGKGYRIVLRFGTGFSHPLTESAVMGCRSDVEAVASLIIGFLELNELPTDEGLENSSETDVSD, encoded by the exons ATGTATATGCAGGTTGAAAGTCATTCAAACTCATTCCTTCACTTGAAGAGATCCCCTGGCATCAGATCTTGGTCTATCCTTGTAG GGATCTCTTCTGTTGGCTTGGCTGCTGCTTATTATAGTGAAG ATAGCTTGGGATGGAAACTTTTTTATCTTGCTGGCTGTCTCTTTGTAGCTGTGCAAAATCTGGAGGAGTGGGAG gaaGCTATATTTGAGAAAGATGCAGGAAAAGTTTACTTAAAGTCATTCAGCCTTTACAAAAAGCTGCTGACCCTTTCAAGAGCTGGTCATGAACAAG TGGTTGTTCCATTGGATGAAATACAGGCTGTGAATGTGGAAGAAGAGAAGGTTCGTTACTTTGGGAAGGGATACCGAATTGTATTGCGATTTGGCACTGGATTTTCACACCCTCTGACAGAGAGTGCAGTGATGGGCTGCAGAAG tGATGTTGAGGCTGTGGCCAGCCTCATTATTGGCTTCCTTGAACTGAACGAGTTGCCAACCGATGAAGGCCTTGAGAACAGTAGTGAAACAGATGTTAGTGATTAA
- the LOC134489921 gene encoding cytochrome b-245 chaperone 1 isoform X1 → MYMQVESHSNSFLHLKRSPGIRSWSILVGISSVGLAAAYYSEDSLGWKLFYLAGCLFVAVQNLEEWEEAIFEKDAGKVYLKSFSLYKKLLTLSRAGHEQVVVVPLDEIQAVNVEEEKVRYFGKGYRIVLRFGTGFSHPLTESAVMGCRSDVEAVASLIIGFLELNELPTDEGLENSSETDVSD, encoded by the exons ATGTATATGCAGGTTGAAAGTCATTCAAACTCATTCCTTCACTTGAAGAGATCCCCTGGCATCAGATCTTGGTCTATCCTTGTAG GGATCTCTTCTGTTGGCTTGGCTGCTGCTTATTATAGTGAAG ATAGCTTGGGATGGAAACTTTTTTATCTTGCTGGCTGTCTCTTTGTAGCTGTGCAAAATCTGGAGGAGTGGGAG gaaGCTATATTTGAGAAAGATGCAGGAAAAGTTTACTTAAAGTCATTCAGCCTTTACAAAAAGCTGCTGACCCTTTCAAGAGCTGGTCATGAACAAG TAGTGGTTGTTCCATTGGATGAAATACAGGCTGTGAATGTGGAAGAAGAGAAGGTTCGTTACTTTGGGAAGGGATACCGAATTGTATTGCGATTTGGCACTGGATTTTCACACCCTCTGACAGAGAGTGCAGTGATGGGCTGCAGAAG tGATGTTGAGGCTGTGGCCAGCCTCATTATTGGCTTCCTTGAACTGAACGAGTTGCCAACCGATGAAGGCCTTGAGAACAGTAGTGAAACAGATGTTAGTGATTAA